From Toxotes jaculatrix isolate fToxJac2 chromosome 1, fToxJac2.pri, whole genome shotgun sequence, a single genomic window includes:
- the grk1a gene encoding rhodopsin kinase GRK1, with protein MDIGGLTTVVANSAYISARGSFDGTANPASNRDKKYHSRLKLPHITVCEGLRETLDLGFQTVCVEQPIGKRLFQEFLDFNNEYKGPCRLWKDVEEYNMAEDEDRVKKASKILSRYMEPGAKYFCPFLPENGITKVKEKHQEAGDDLFSETMDNVMDFLKEVPYTFFLESMYLKRFLQWKWLEMQPMGEDWFLDFRVLGKGGFGEVSACQMKATGKLYACKKLNKKRLKKRKGYEGAMVEKRILARVHSRFIVSLAYAFQSKTELCLVMTIMNGGDLRYHIYNVDENNPGFEEPRSCFYAAQIIQGLEHLHQKRIIYRDLKPENVLLDNHGNVRISDLGLAVELADDQFKIKGYAGTPGFMAPELLRGEEYDYSVDYFTLGVTLYEFMAAKGPFRTRGEKVENKVVKKRILNDPVTYPEKFSENARSICEGLLCKEVDKRFGFKNGSCDELRAHPFFSEINWRKLNAGILLPPFVPDSKTVYAKDIDDVGAFSTVKGVQLEDKDSDFFDEFASGNISIPWQEEMIETGIYSELTVWGPDGTLPNDLRRESILEQPPKSSTCTVS; from the exons ATGGATATTGGTGGCCTGACGACAGTGGTGGCCAACTCTGCCTACATCTCAGCCCGCGGAAGCTTTGATGGCACTGCCAACCCTGCATCCAACCGAGACAAGAAGTACCACTCCCGCCTGAAGCTGCCTCACATTACAGTGTGTGAGGGTCTGCGGGAGACTTTGGACCTCGGCTTCCAGACAGTTTGTGTGGAGCAGCCCATCGGCAAACGTCTGTTCCAGGAGTTCCTGGACTTCAACAATGAGTATAAAGGTCCCTGCCGCCTGTGGAAGGACGTTGAAGAGTACAACATGGCTGAGGATGAGGATCGTGTGAAGAAAGCCAGCAAAATCTTGTCCCGGTACATGGAACCTGGCGCCAAGTATTTTTGCCCCTTCCTGCCAGAAAACGGCATAACAAAGGTCAAAGAGAAACACCAAGAGGCTGGGGATGATCTTTTTAGTGAGACCATGGACAATGTGATGGACTTTCTCAAGGAAGTGCCCTACACTTTCTTCCTGGAGAGTATGTATCTGAAAAGGTTTCTGCAGTGGAAGTGGCTGGAGATGCAGCCCATGGGAGAGGATTGGTTCTTGGATTTTCGTGTGTTGGGGAAAGGGGGTTTTGGGGAAGTGTCTGCCTGTCAGATGAAGGCCACAGGGAAACTTTACGCCTGCAAAAAGCTCAACAAGAAGAggctgaagaagagaaaaggctACGAG GGGGCTATGGTAGAGAAGAGGATCCTGGCTCGAGTTCACAGCAGGTTTATTGTCTCGTTGGCGTACGCCTTCCAGTCGAAAACAGAGTTGTGTCTGGTCATGACCATCATGAATGGAGGAGACCTGAG GTATCACATTTATAATGTGGATGAAAACAATCCAGGGTTTGAGGAGCCGCGGTCCTGCTTCTATGCTGCTCAGATCATCCAGGGCCTGGAGCACCTCCACCAGAAGAGAATCATCTACAGAGACCTCAAACCGGAAAATGTGCTGCTGGATAATCATG GTAATGTCCGTATCTCTGACCTTGGTCTGGCCGTGGAGCTCGCTGACGATCAGTTCAAAATCAAGGGCTACGCTGGGACTCCAG GTTTCATGGCTCCGGAGctgctgagaggagaggagtacgACTACTCTGTAGATTATTTCACTTTGGGGGTCACTCTGTATGAGTTTATGGCTGCCAAGGGACCATTTAGGACACGAGGAGAGAAG GTGGAGAACAAGGTGGTGAAGAAGCGGATCCTGAACGATCCGGTGACTTATCCAGAGAAGTTTAGTGAGAACGCCCGGTCCATCTGCGAGGGTCTGCTGTGCAAAGAGGTCGACAAGAGGTTCGGCTTCAAGAACGGATCATGTGACGAGCTCAGGGCGCACCCGTTCTTCAGCGAGATCAACTGGAGGAAACTGAACGCAG GGATCCTGTTGCCCCCTTTCGTGCCAGACTCTAAGACAGTTTATGCCAAGGACATCGATGATGTCGGGGCCTTCTCCACAGTTAAGGGCGTGCAGCTGGAAGACAAGGACAGCGATTTTTTTGATGAGTTCGCCTCGGGGAACATCTCCATCCCTTGGCAGGAAGAGATGATCGAAACAGGGATCTACAGTGAGCTCACGGTCTGGGGCCCAGACGGCACTTTGCCCAACGACCTGCGACGTGAATCCATCCTGGAGCAGCCACCCAAGTCCTCAACCTGCACAGTATCATAA
- the LOC121183523 gene encoding potassium-transporting ATPase subunit beta-like has product MATLKEKRTCGQRCEDFGRFVWNSDNGTLMGRTPEKWVYISLYYVAFYVVMTALFSLAIWVLMYTVSPYAPDYQDRLKSPGVMVWPDTYGEEIVEISYNTSDKASWMKMSNILHDFLKPYNDTKQLECNNYNCTKGKYFIQKTFSAPHHTKRSCPFMQSMLGACSGLEDPTFGYNCSMPCVIIKMNRIIDFLPSNHTDLPPYVNCTILEGHDSVDKIEYFPDRGIMDLSYFPYYGKLAQPTYVNPLVAVRFSLVGKKQAKIQCRVVSDKISYENYHDPYEGKVIFYLKAVK; this is encoded by the exons ATGGCCACGTTGAAGGAGAAGAGAACCTGTGGGCAGAGATGTGAAGACTTTGGCCGTTTTGTCTGGAACTCCGACAATGGGACGCTTATGGGGAGAACTCCAGAGAAATGGG tgtacatcagtctgtattatGTGGCCTTCTACGTGGTGATGACGGCCCTCTTTTCTCTGGCCATCTGGGTGCTCATGTACACCGTGAGTCCATACGCCCCTGACTACCAAGACCGACTAAAATCTCCGG GGGTGATGGTGTGGCCGGACACTTACGGAGAGGAGATTGTTGAGATCAGCTACAACACATCAGACAAGGCCAGCTGGATGAAGATGTCCAACATCCTTCATGACTTCCTGAAGC CTTACAATGACACCAAGCAGCTTGAGTGTAACAACTATAACTGCACTAAGGGAAAGTACTTCATCCAGAAAACCTTCTCTGCCCCTCACCACACAAAGAGGTCATGTCCTTTCATGCAGAGCATGCTGGGAGCCTGCTCAGGACTTGAGGACCCAACCTTTGGCTACAACTGCAGCATGCCTTGTGTTATTATTAAGATGAACAGG ATCATTGACTTTTTGCCATCTAATCACACTGATCTTCCCCCATATGTCAACTGCACAATACTG GAGGGACATGACAGTGTGGACAAAATTGAGTATTTCCCTGACAGAGGAATCATGGATCTCTCTTACTTCCCTTATTATGGAAAACTGGctcag cCTACTTATGTCAACCCACTGGTGGCCGTTCGGTTCAGCCTGGTCGGAAAGAAGCAAGCCAAGATCCAGTGCAGAGTCGTCTCTGACAAGATCAGCTACGAAAACTACCACGACCCCTACGAGGGAAAAGTCATCTTCTACCTCAAAGCagtgaaatga